From uncultured Fusobacterium sp., a single genomic window includes:
- the kduI gene encoding 5-dehydro-4-deoxy-D-glucuronate isomerase — MKLDVRYANHPEDSKHYTTEELRKHYFIETIFEADEAALTYSHVDRIIAGGIMPVTKEVRLEGSKELGSEFFLERRELGVINIGGAGKIVVDGVEYKMNPKDGLYVGMGSKELVFTSEDSANPAKFYVNSAPAHTTYPIVKIDIEKANPVKLGSLANSNERTIFQYVHPAVCKSCQLLMGMTVLEPNNMWNTMPCHTHERRMEVYFYFNMQPETRVFHLMGEPTETRHIIMANEQGVISPSWSIHSGVGTSNYTFIWGMVGENQTFTDMDHVAMEDLR; from the coding sequence ATGAAATTAGATGTAAGATATGCAAATCATCCAGAAGATTCAAAACATTACACAACTGAAGAATTAAGAAAACATTATTTTATAGAAACTATATTTGAAGCAGACGAAGCAGCTTTAACTTATTCTCATGTTGACAGAATAATTGCTGGAGGAATCATGCCAGTAACTAAAGAAGTTAGACTTGAAGGAAGTAAAGAACTTGGATCTGAATTTTTCCTAGAAAGAAGAGAATTAGGAGTAATCAACATCGGTGGAGCAGGTAAAATAGTTGTAGACGGTGTAGAATACAAAATGAATCCAAAAGATGGACTATATGTTGGAATGGGTTCTAAAGAATTAGTATTTACATCAGAAGATTCAGCTAACCCAGCTAAATTCTATGTAAACTCAGCACCAGCTCATACAACTTATCCAATAGTTAAAATTGACATAGAAAAAGCTAACCCAGTTAAACTAGGAAGCTTAGCAAACTCAAACGAAAGAACAATATTCCAATATGTTCACCCAGCAGTATGTAAATCTTGTCAATTATTAATGGGAATGACAGTTCTTGAACCAAATAACATGTGGAACACAATGCCATGCCACACTCATGAAAGAAGAATGGAAGTTTACTTCTACTTCAACATGCAACCAGAAACAAGAGTTTTCCACCTAATGGGAGAACCTACAGAAACTAGACACATCATCATGGCTAATGAACAAGGAGTTATCTCTCCATCTTGGTCAATCCACTCTGGTGTAGGAACAAGCAACTATACATTCATATGGGGAATGGTTGGAGAAAACCAAACATTTACTGATATGGACCATGTAGCAATGGAAGATTTAAGATAA
- a CDS encoding MFS transporter, whose amino-acid sequence MEQTKQFRPFGMRDKIGYLFGDFGNDVMLVFVSQFLMVFYTQVWGMAPKVVATMFLVSRLVDAFTDVTMGRIIDITPQGKDGKFKKWIRIMAAPVAIASFLLYQSGLKDQPMTFKIIYMYITYLLYGSICFTGVNIPYGAMASAITDKPDERQSLITFRAMGAYIGEFIIGFFGPIIIYERVIKDGATQVLIRNNGDIFPVVAGGISIVAIICYFICYQLTTERIKVPPLSKEGLSFGKSVKMIFSNRAMLGILGGTVCLIFGNLLTGGVNAYLYAYYFKMPAALSTYNAIKLGIALGMATLVTYVVKKLGKRESISLMVGFAACVFATLSFLNIKNPWVYVGIASIGFSGVTFFGYVIWGAIIDVIDDSEIKTGRREDGTLYAIYSFSRKVGQALGSSLVGYALAIIGFQPGVKEQTQEVLNGIYKLATVAPATLFTLVVIMFMLVYPLSKKRVDANAETLRLRREGKESK is encoded by the coding sequence ATGGAACAAACTAAACAATTCAGACCTTTTGGGATGAGAGACAAGATCGGTTATTTATTTGGGGACTTTGGAAATGACGTTATGCTAGTATTCGTAAGTCAATTCCTAATGGTATTCTATACACAAGTTTGGGGAATGGCACCAAAAGTTGTTGCAACAATGTTCCTAGTATCAAGGCTAGTGGATGCATTTACAGACGTTACAATGGGAAGAATTATTGACATTACACCTCAAGGTAAAGATGGTAAGTTTAAAAAATGGATAAGAATCATGGCTGCACCAGTTGCAATAGCAAGTTTCTTACTATATCAATCAGGATTAAAAGATCAACCAATGACTTTTAAAATTATCTACATGTATATAACTTACTTACTATATGGAAGTATCTGTTTCACTGGAGTTAACATTCCTTATGGAGCAATGGCATCAGCTATCACAGATAAACCAGATGAAAGACAATCACTTATTACATTCAGAGCAATGGGAGCTTACATTGGAGAGTTTATCATTGGATTCTTTGGACCAATCATCATTTACGAACGTGTAATTAAAGATGGAGCAACTCAAGTATTAATCAGAAATAATGGAGATATCTTCCCAGTAGTTGCTGGAGGAATTTCAATAGTTGCTATTATTTGTTACTTCATTTGTTATCAATTAACTACTGAACGTATTAAAGTTCCACCTCTATCAAAAGAAGGACTTTCATTCGGTAAATCAGTAAAAATGATCTTCAGTAACCGTGCAATGCTAGGAATTTTAGGAGGAACTGTTTGTCTAATATTCGGTAACCTACTAACTGGAGGAGTTAACGCTTACCTATATGCTTACTACTTCAAAATGCCAGCTGCATTATCAACATACAATGCTATTAAATTAGGAATCGCTTTAGGAATGGCAACATTAGTAACATATGTTGTTAAAAAACTTGGAAAAAGAGAATCAATCAGTTTAATGGTTGGATTTGCTGCATGTGTATTTGCTACATTAAGCTTCTTAAATATTAAAAATCCTTGGGTTTATGTTGGAATCGCTTCAATTGGATTCTCAGGAGTTACATTCTTTGGATATGTAATTTGGGGAGCAATCATCGACGTTATTGACGATTCAGAAATCAAAACTGGAAGAAGAGAAGATGGAACTCTATATGCAATCTACTCATTCTCAAGAAAAGTTGGACAAGCTCTTGGAAGTAGTTTAGTTGGATACGCTCTTGCAATCATTGGATTCCAACCTGGAGTTAAAGAACAAACTCAAGAAGTTCTAAACGGAATCTACAAACTTGCTACTGTAGCACCAGCAACTCTATTTACATTAGTTGTAATCATGTTCATGTTAGTATATCCTCTATCTAAGAAAAGAGTTGATGCTAACGCTGAAACATTAAGATTAAGAAGAGAAGGAAAAGAATCTAAATAA
- a CDS encoding lactate utilization protein — protein sequence MEKIKALLLKDKVERTVKSLKNNGFEVICVDTVEEAEKITMDFIPEGSSISMGGSVTLNMTGLLEKFRSEKYKFFERFKQPTWPATVKVMRESLLSDFLVTGTNAITEDGFLMQIDSGGNRVAGMAYGPHNVIVITGINKIVKNINEGYERLYYAGPLNSKRLNHKTPCNFSGKCENCSTDMRMCNFVSVIKNGERPCGKTRVILINDNLGY from the coding sequence ATGGAAAAGATAAAAGCATTACTGTTAAAAGATAAAGTAGAAAGAACAGTAAAAAGTTTAAAAAATAATGGTTTTGAAGTGATCTGTGTAGATACAGTTGAAGAAGCTGAAAAAATAACTATGGATTTTATTCCAGAAGGAAGCTCTATTAGTATGGGAGGATCTGTTACATTAAATATGACGGGACTTCTTGAAAAATTTAGAAGCGAAAAATATAAATTCTTTGAAAGATTTAAGCAACCTACTTGGCCAGCAACAGTTAAAGTTATGAGGGAATCACTATTAAGTGATTTCCTTGTAACAGGAACAAATGCTATTACTGAAGATGGGTTTCTAATGCAGATAGATTCAGGGGGAAATCGTGTAGCTGGAATGGCTTATGGACCTCATAATGTTATAGTTATCACTGGTATAAATAAAATAGTAAAGAATATAAATGAAGGTTATGAAAGACTTTACTATGCTGGACCTTTAAATTCTAAAAGACTAAATCATAAAACTCCTTGTAATTTCAGTGGAAAATGTGAAAATTGTAGTACTGATATGAGAATGTGTAATTTTGTATCAGTAATCAAAAATGGGGAAAGACCATGTGGAAAAACAAGAGTTATACTAATAAATGATAATTTAGGATATTAG
- a CDS encoding glycoside hydrolase family 88 protein: MELKKEIRERFSQDVDFPQEMLFGALHEALSKIDGNTKTFINTFPRPCSTNYVYPGILNGGEWDDWTSGFWTGMLWLAYEITGEERYRKTAFFQIKSYDERITNKVAVNHHDLGFLYTPSVVAGYKITGNERAKNAGLKAADHLIKRYKEKGEFIQAWGDLDDPTAYRLIIDCNLNVPLLFWATEVTGDPKYREIATKHLHTAASVVVREDSSTHHTFYFDPETGKPTKGVTAQGASDNSAWARGQAWGVYGFPLAYSYLKDEKFITLFKRVTNYFLNHLPEDNICYWDLMFDETSGEERDTSAATIAVCGMLEMIKYLPDSDPDKKIYSNAVKAIMKSLIKNYTTKNIERSNGLLTDSVYSKPNGSGVNECCMWGDYFYMEALVRIMKPDWNKYW; this comes from the coding sequence ATGGAATTAAAAAAAGAGATCAGAGAAAGATTTTCTCAAGATGTTGATTTTCCACAAGAAATGCTATTTGGAGCATTACACGAAGCATTATCAAAAATAGATGGAAATACAAAAACTTTTATTAATACTTTCCCAAGACCTTGCAGTACAAATTATGTATATCCAGGAATTTTAAATGGTGGAGAATGGGATGACTGGACAAGTGGATTCTGGACAGGAATGCTATGGTTAGCTTATGAAATAACAGGAGAAGAGAGATATAGAAAAACAGCTTTCTTCCAAATCAAAAGCTATGACGAAAGAATTACAAATAAAGTTGCAGTAAATCACCATGACTTAGGATTCTTATATACACCTTCAGTGGTTGCAGGATATAAAATCACAGGAAATGAAAGAGCTAAAAATGCAGGATTAAAAGCAGCAGATCACCTAATCAAAAGATACAAAGAAAAAGGTGAATTTATTCAAGCTTGGGGAGATCTAGATGATCCTACAGCTTATAGATTAATAATAGATTGTAACTTAAACGTACCTCTATTATTCTGGGCAACAGAAGTTACTGGAGATCCTAAATATAGAGAAATAGCTACAAAACATCTTCATACAGCAGCTAGTGTAGTAGTTAGAGAAGATAGCTCAACTCATCACACTTTCTACTTTGATCCTGAAACAGGAAAACCAACTAAAGGAGTTACAGCACAAGGTGCATCAGATAACTCAGCATGGGCAAGAGGACAAGCATGGGGAGTATATGGTTTCCCTCTAGCATATAGCTACTTAAAAGATGAAAAATTCATTACTCTATTTAAAAGAGTAACAAACTACTTCTTAAATCACTTACCAGAAGATAACATTTGTTACTGGGATTTAATGTTTGATGAAACATCAGGAGAAGAAAGAGATACTTCAGCAGCTACAATAGCAGTTTGTGGAATGCTTGAAATGATAAAATATCTTCCAGATTCAGATCCAGATAAGAAAATATACTCAAATGCAGTAAAAGCAATAATGAAATCATTAATTAAAAACTATACAACTAAAAACATAGAAAGATCAAATGGACTATTAACAGATTCTGTATATAGTAAACCAAATGGTTCTGGTGTAAATGAATGTTGTATGTGGGGAGACTACTTCTACATGGAAGCTCTTGTAAGAATAATGAAACCAGATTGGAATAAATATTGGTAA
- a CDS encoding LUD domain-containing protein: MEENLRWYKEKKLDRLCEVLLDKGYLIHRVFSVKNAQEKILSLLNREQTVALGDSWELMNDEFISKLREFKFYNRFGEDSEKVKRESLLAEMAIIEGEFITEDGQILVVGDYNTSSALFGAENIIVLISENKIVKDLNSGFEKIAEHEKYYKMRAEKLQNKNDGLSIGIIENGRKFSKRISLVITTEDTGL; this comes from the coding sequence ATGGAAGAAAATTTAAGATGGTATAAAGAGAAAAAGTTAGATAGACTTTGTGAAGTTCTTTTGGATAAAGGCTATCTTATACATAGAGTTTTTTCTGTGAAAAATGCACAAGAAAAAATATTATCTCTTCTAAACAGGGAACAGACAGTAGCACTTGGTGATTCTTGGGAACTTATGAATGATGAATTTATCAGCAAATTAAGAGAGTTTAAGTTCTATAATAGATTTGGAGAAGACTCTGAAAAAGTAAAAAGAGAATCTCTTCTAGCTGAAATGGCTATAATAGAGGGAGAATTTATTACAGAAGATGGACAAATTCTAGTAGTAGGAGATTATAACACAAGTTCAGCACTATTTGGAGCAGAGAATATTATTGTTTTAATATCAGAAAATAAAATAGTAAAAGATTTAAATAGTGGTTTTGAAAAGATTGCAGAGCATGAAAAATATTATAAAATGAGAGCTGAAAAATTACAAAATAAAAATGATGGACTAAGCATTGGAATAATTGAAAATGGTAGAAAGTTCAGCAAAAGAATATCACTTGTAATTACAACAGAAGACACAGGACTATAG
- a CDS encoding sulfatase, which translates to MKRKPNLLFVFADQWRRDAMGFMGKDEVITPNIDSFAQEALNFDNAMSACPLCSPNRATMFTGTHPVTHGVWTNCKPGLPNLELRETDITLMDVLKNDGYKIGYIGKWHLDSPEVNFNPEPVSGARDWDAFTPPGKRRHGVDYWYSYGTYDQHLKPHYWHDDNKMIQIDQWSVEHETDKAIEFINKNKDEAFSLILSWNPPHTPLDLVPQKYVDMYKDKKFKVNPNVLLTGVTDHTESVNPRLNFTDEQYQDVMRKYFAAVTGIDENFGRLLQNLKDNGIYDDTIIVLTADHGEMLCAHRLWSKHVWFEESTGVPFLIKYGDRFVKGRTDVVLNGVDIMPTLLSLMELPIPESVQGIDLKEVIVNGSDVENYAIMTGYPGQMRAIEEFKSHGKENVAFGWRAIRTKQYTYAINRGYTMAHGIERLLYDNINDPYQMNPIRLNDCSENEVAAELEAKLREWAVKYNDKFEF; encoded by the coding sequence ATGAAAAGAAAACCAAACTTATTATTTGTTTTTGCTGATCAATGGCGTAGAGATGCTATGGGATTCATGGGAAAAGATGAAGTAATTACACCAAATATAGACAGTTTTGCACAAGAAGCTTTAAACTTTGACAATGCCATGAGTGCTTGTCCACTATGCTCACCAAACAGAGCTACAATGTTTACAGGAACACACCCAGTAACTCATGGAGTATGGACAAACTGTAAGCCAGGACTACCAAACTTAGAGTTAAGAGAAACAGATATAACATTAATGGATGTATTAAAAAATGATGGATACAAAATAGGATATATAGGAAAGTGGCACTTAGACAGTCCAGAAGTAAACTTCAATCCTGAACCAGTATCTGGAGCAAGAGATTGGGACGCATTTACACCACCTGGAAAAAGAAGACATGGTGTTGATTACTGGTATTCATATGGAACATACGATCAACATTTAAAACCACACTACTGGCATGATGATAATAAGATGATACAAATAGATCAATGGTCAGTTGAACATGAAACAGATAAAGCTATAGAATTCATTAATAAAAATAAAGATGAAGCATTCTCACTTATCTTATCATGGAACCCACCACACACTCCATTAGATTTAGTACCACAAAAATATGTGGATATGTATAAAGACAAGAAATTTAAAGTTAATCCAAATGTATTACTAACTGGAGTAACAGATCATACAGAAAGTGTTAATCCAAGATTAAACTTTACAGATGAACAATATCAAGATGTAATGAGAAAATATTTTGCAGCTGTAACAGGAATAGATGAAAACTTTGGAAGACTTCTACAAAATTTAAAAGATAATGGAATATATGATGATACAATAATCGTTTTAACAGCAGACCATGGAGAAATGTTATGTGCTCACAGACTATGGAGTAAACATGTATGGTTTGAAGAATCAACTGGAGTACCATTCCTAATTAAATATGGAGATAGATTTGTTAAAGGAAGAACAGATGTTGTATTAAATGGTGTTGATATTATGCCAACATTATTATCATTAATGGAACTTCCTATTCCTGAATCTGTTCAAGGAATTGACTTAAAAGAAGTTATAGTAAATGGAAGCGACGTAGAAAACTATGCAATAATGACAGGATACCCTGGACAAATGAGAGCTATTGAAGAGTTCAAAAGCCACGGAAAAGAAAATGTTGCTTTTGGATGGAGAGCTATAAGAACAAAACAATATACTTATGCAATAAATAGAGGATATACAATGGCACATGGAATCGAAAGATTACTATATGATAATATAAACGATCCATACCAAATGAATCCAATAAGATTAAATGACTGCTCAGAAAATGAAGTAGCTGCTGAACTAGAAGCTAAATTAAGAGAATGGGCTGTTAAATACAACGACAAATTTGAATTTTAA
- a CDS encoding MurR/RpiR family transcriptional regulator: protein MLFHITNEYPTFSKSLKKIADYILSNTAQPQYLSIHQLADICDVSESSVFRLCQILGFNGYKEFKYALAEANSATLTDGGIEAYAEILPEDSFGEMAKKLFAYNVASINQTLQLIDKEAYCKAAKHLKAAKHVYCFGQGASGIMAQELWGRFITVSSNFSYITDPHLQTIVTANCDKDDVIVLFSYSGATQDGPRLLSEAKIRGAKTILITHYRKSFASEFADIILLCGSRETPKQTGSIAAKMAQLFVIDLLFNEFYRINPIEAEEAIKRTSIAMETKLLHENSKK, encoded by the coding sequence GTGCTTTTTCATATAACAAATGAGTATCCTACTTTTAGTAAGTCTCTAAAAAAAATAGCTGATTATATTCTTTCAAATACTGCACAACCACAATATCTATCTATACATCAATTAGCTGATATTTGTGATGTCAGTGAATCATCTGTTTTTAGACTTTGTCAAATATTAGGGTTTAATGGTTATAAAGAATTTAAATATGCCCTTGCTGAAGCTAATAGTGCTACTCTTACTGATGGTGGAATAGAAGCTTATGCTGAAATACTTCCTGAAGATTCTTTTGGAGAGATGGCAAAAAAACTATTTGCATATAATGTAGCTTCAATCAATCAAACTTTACAACTTATTGATAAAGAAGCTTATTGTAAAGCTGCAAAGCATCTAAAAGCTGCAAAACATGTTTACTGTTTTGGACAAGGTGCAAGTGGAATTATGGCTCAAGAGTTATGGGGACGTTTTATAACTGTTTCTAGCAACTTCTCATATATCACTGATCCACATCTACAAACTATTGTAACTGCTAATTGTGATAAAGATGATGTTATCGTCCTTTTCTCATATTCAGGAGCAACTCAAGATGGACCTAGACTTTTGTCTGAGGCTAAAATAAGAGGAGCTAAAACTATTCTTATTACACATTATAGAAAAAGTTTTGCCAGTGAATTCGCCGATATAATTCTCCTTTGTGGTTCTAGGGAAACACCTAAACAAACTGGAAGTATAGCTGCTAAAATGGCTCAACTCTTTGTTATAGATCTTCTATTCAATGAATTTTATAGAATTAATCCTATTGAAGCTGAAGAGGCAATAAAAAGAACTTCTATAGCTATGGAAACAAAACTATTACATGAAAATAGTAAAAAATAA
- a CDS encoding extracellular solute-binding protein — protein MKKIYLIITLLFLILGCEKINKEEKIKVDEKSKYLISKELKEFTIFAIHLGKAFNGELPVFRKATEMTNIRLKGIASKNQSDEVQAFHLMLITGNIPDIIGYEYPIELEKLGAEKKVIPLEKLIEDHAPNIKKFFDENPEYKKDAVAADGHIYMIPNYNDYENIRTSQGYYIRKDWLRKLGLKEPKTVEELYEVLIAFRDKDPNGNGKKDEIPVFIRGNTINKVTTALLDIFKAESTWYNSDGKNPVYGPAQPEYRKAIREIAKWFEEGLIDQEVLTRSLTSRDYILNNNIGGFTCDWFSSTGNYNSRLEKSIPGFEFSVILPPEFDGKKKTSFSRPNYLGGWSITSKAKDPVTIIKYFDFWYTEEGRRLWNFGVEGEDYILVNGKPKFTDKILKDSQGRPPLAVLRETGAQYRLGMFQDANNEREWADPQTVKDMDLYIKSGVVKDPLPALKYTMEEIEELSQIEMQLRSITEEMAQIWILGVSNVDRDWNNYIYRLNKAGLERAKEIQKQAYRRFINK, from the coding sequence GTGAAAAAAATATATTTAATAATTACTCTTTTATTTTTAATTTTAGGATGCGAAAAAATTAATAAAGAAGAGAAAATTAAGGTAGATGAAAAAAGTAAATATCTAATTTCAAAGGAGTTAAAAGAGTTTACTATATTTGCAATACATTTAGGAAAAGCTTTTAACGGGGAACTTCCTGTTTTTAGAAAAGCAACAGAGATGACAAATATAAGATTAAAAGGAATAGCTTCAAAAAATCAAAGTGACGAAGTTCAAGCTTTTCATCTTATGTTAATAACTGGAAATATCCCTGATATTATTGGATATGAATATCCAATAGAATTGGAAAAATTAGGAGCAGAAAAAAAGGTTATACCTTTAGAAAAATTAATAGAAGATCATGCTCCAAATATAAAAAAATTTTTTGATGAAAATCCAGAATATAAAAAAGATGCAGTAGCAGCAGATGGCCATATATATATGATACCTAACTATAATGATTATGAAAATATAAGAACTTCACAAGGGTATTATATTAGGAAGGATTGGCTGAGAAAATTAGGATTAAAAGAACCTAAAACGGTAGAGGAATTATATGAGGTTTTAATAGCTTTTAGAGATAAAGATCCTAATGGAAATGGAAAAAAAGATGAGATTCCAGTATTTATAAGAGGAAATACAATAAATAAGGTCACTACTGCATTATTAGATATATTTAAAGCAGAATCTACTTGGTATAATTCTGATGGAAAAAATCCTGTTTATGGTCCAGCTCAACCAGAATATAGAAAAGCAATAAGAGAAATAGCAAAATGGTTTGAAGAAGGACTGATAGATCAAGAGGTATTGACAAGAAGTTTAACATCAAGAGATTATATCTTAAATAACAATATAGGAGGATTTACTTGTGATTGGTTTTCAAGTACAGGAAATTATAATAGTCGTCTTGAAAAAAGTATACCTGGTTTTGAGTTTTCAGTAATTTTACCTCCTGAATTTGATGGAAAAAAGAAAACTTCTTTTTCAAGACCTAATTATTTAGGAGGGTGGTCTATAACTTCAAAAGCAAAAGATCCAGTGACAATAATTAAATATTTTGATTTCTGGTATACGGAAGAAGGAAGAAGATTATGGAATTTTGGAGTAGAAGGAGAAGATTATATTTTAGTGAATGGAAAACCGAAATTCACAGATAAGATTTTAAAAGATTCTCAAGGACGTCCACCATTAGCTGTACTTAGAGAAACAGGAGCTCAGTATAGATTGGGAATGTTCCAGGATGCAAATAATGAAAGAGAATGGGCGGATCCACAAACAGTAAAAGATATGGATCTTTATATAAAATCTGGAGTAGTAAAAGATCCGTTGCCAGCATTAAAGTATACAATGGAAGAAATAGAAGAACTATCTCAAATAGAGATGCAATTGAGATCAATAACAGAAGAAATGGCACAAATTTGGATATTAGGGGTTTCAAATGTAGACAGAGATTGGAATAATTATATTTATAGGTTAAATAAAGCTGGACTAGAGAGAGCAAAAGAAATACAAAAGCAAGCATATAGAAGATTTATAAACAAATAG
- a CDS encoding dihydrodipicolinate synthase family protein, with the protein MRNVEKYQGIIPAFYACYDNEGNISVEGVQKLTQHLLDKGVKGVYVGGSSGECIYQSVAERKLVLENVMKIAKGKMTVIAHIACNNTRDSQELAAHAESLGVDAIAAIPPIYFKLPEHGIAKYWNDMSAAAPNTDFIIYNIPQLAGVSLTMSLLKEMMKNPRVIGVKNSSMPVQDIQMFKDELGAERVVFNGPDEQLLSGLAMGADGGIGGTYGVMPELYLEIERLFKAGEIAKAREIQYEACRIIYAMCGCKGNLYAVMKAILKMREGIDCGSVRNPLPELVAEDMPKVEACAKMIDAAYAKFF; encoded by the coding sequence ATGAGAAATGTGGAAAAATACCAAGGAATAATACCAGCATTTTATGCTTGTTATGACAATGAAGGAAATATCAGCGTTGAAGGAGTACAAAAATTAACTCAACACTTATTAGATAAAGGGGTAAAAGGAGTATATGTTGGAGGATCATCAGGAGAATGTATCTACCAAAGCGTTGCAGAACGTAAATTAGTTCTAGAAAACGTAATGAAAATAGCAAAAGGAAAAATGACTGTAATAGCTCATATTGCTTGTAACAACACAAGAGATAGCCAAGAGTTAGCAGCTCATGCAGAATCATTAGGAGTAGATGCAATAGCAGCAATTCCACCAATCTACTTTAAACTACCTGAACACGGAATCGCAAAATACTGGAACGATATGTCAGCAGCAGCACCTAATACTGACTTTATAATCTACAATATTCCTCAATTAGCAGGAGTATCATTAACAATGTCATTATTAAAAGAAATGATGAAAAACCCTAGAGTAATAGGAGTTAAAAACTCATCAATGCCAGTACAAGACATTCAAATGTTCAAAGATGAACTAGGAGCAGAAAGAGTAGTATTCAATGGTCCAGACGAACAATTATTATCAGGACTAGCTATGGGAGCTGATGGAGGAATCGGTGGAACATACGGAGTAATGCCTGAATTATACTTAGAAATAGAAAGATTATTCAAAGCAGGAGAAATTGCAAAAGCAAGAGAAATCCAATATGAAGCATGTAGAATAATCTATGCAATGTGTGGATGTAAAGGAAACTTATACGCAGTAATGAAAGCAATCTTAAAAATGAGAGAAGGAATAGATTGTGGAAGCGTAAGAAATCCATTACCAGAATTAGTAGCAGAAGATATGCCAAAAGTAGAAGCTTGTGCAAAAATGATCGATGCTGCATATGCTAAATTTTTCTAA
- the kduD gene encoding 2-dehydro-3-deoxy-D-gluconate 5-dehydrogenase KduD encodes MDQLEQFSMNFFSLEGKVAVVTGGNTGLGQAYVVALAKAGADLFVVTYDTAWDETRELVEKQGRKIHFFQADLTDRAQVTATIEECVKVYGRLDILVNNAGTIRRAPLLEYKDSDWDAVMAINIDSVYHLSQEAAKIMVNQGSGKIINIASMLSFQGGKFVPPYTASKHAVAGITKAFANELACKNIQINAIAPGYIKTANTAPIRADEKRNAEILSRIPAERWADPFDLMGAVVFLASKASDYVNGHILAVDGGWLVR; translated from the coding sequence ATGGATCAATTAGAACAGTTTTCAATGAATTTCTTCTCACTAGAAGGAAAAGTAGCAGTTGTAACTGGAGGAAATACAGGACTAGGACAAGCATATGTAGTAGCATTAGCTAAAGCAGGTGCAGACTTATTTGTAGTAACTTATGATACAGCATGGGATGAAACTAGAGAATTAGTAGAAAAACAAGGAAGAAAAATTCACTTCTTCCAAGCTGATTTAACAGATAGAGCACAAGTAACAGCAACAATAGAAGAATGTGTAAAAGTATATGGAAGACTAGATATATTAGTAAATAATGCAGGAACAATAAGAAGAGCTCCACTATTAGAATACAAAGATTCAGATTGGGATGCAGTAATGGCAATCAATATCGATTCAGTTTACCATCTAAGCCAAGAAGCAGCTAAAATAATGGTAAATCAAGGATCAGGAAAAATCATAAACATCGCATCAATGCTATCATTCCAAGGAGGAAAATTCGTTCCACCTTACACAGCAAGTAAACATGCAGTAGCAGGAATAACAAAAGCATTTGCAAATGAACTAGCTTGCAAAAATATCCAAATCAATGCAATAGCACCAGGATATATCAAAACAGCAAACACAGCACCAATAAGAGCAGATGAAAAAAGAAATGCAGAAATCTTATCGAGAATACCAGCAGAAAGATGGGCAGATCCATTTGATTTAATGGGAGCAGTAGTATTCTTAGCAAGTAAAGCATCAGACTATGTAAATGGACACATCTTAGCAGTAGATGGTGGATGGCTAGTTAGATAG